Below is a window of Lepidochelys kempii isolate rLepKem1 chromosome 14, rLepKem1.hap2, whole genome shotgun sequence DNA.
AACAGAAGTGCTGACAAACCACAAGGAGTCTTGTTGAAATTTCTGGCGCAGAGTTGAGCGTTGCTTTTCCTCCCCGCATCAGCACGTTATAAACCCGTCCCATATCCAAGAGAGAAGACAGCAGTCGAGAACAAAGGGTGGGGCATGCTCTCTAAAGTGAAGGCGGGTAGGGCTGCGGTCCAGAGTGAATGATCTCGTCTCTGTTACAGAGCTACGGTAGAATCCTGGGTTCTAAAGCAAGCGATGTGCCACATTCTAGCACACGGTCCCACGTTCCAAAGTCATGGTCGGGGGAGGGCTCTGTTCTAGAGCAAAAGAGACCCACCTCGTCCTTTCAGCGGTTAACGTGGTCTTCTCAGCTCGGTGTAAACACTGAAGTCGGGGTTCTAGAACTTGGCCAACAGTTGTGTTCCCCAAAATGCAACATTCTGGGCACAAAAAAAGGCAGCCTTTCCCACTCTAGAAGCTGGGTTCTAGAGTCAACGCCGGGCGTAGTGTAACGGGCATGATGCAGCTGAGTGTAATGCTAGGGACCTGTGCTCTCtttgtcctccagcagctgtatCTGATGAAGCAGGAGCTGCAGTGAGCCAGGGTGGAGTCCTACTGTGAGAGGGAGAGATCCCTGCGCATGCCCGGCAACCTGCAGCCACAGGCggatgagctgctgcagctgaggGAGGAAAACGAGAAACTCCGGTCACTGGTGGAGCTGGAGACTTTCAGCCTGGTAGAGTcgcccccttcccagctccctcCTGTGGGCAGTCCGGGAGCCACGGGGTGCATGGTGGGAACAGGGTTCCTGACCCTGGGGGAGCCCTGCTAACCAGTTGGTGTTGCTTGGCCAGGTGCAGAAGGATATCCTGGAGCAGAACCTGGATGAGGCTCTGAAGGGCAAACAGGAGCTCCTCAATCGTATCCACTCGCTGAGGGAGCGGGCAGTGATCGCTGAGAATCAGCACAAGCAGGTCAGAGCTGCCAGGCCAGAGGGACTGAGTTACTTATTGGTaacaggtgctgggggggggaatcATCCCTAAAAAGGGGAGTGGATCAAAGACAAACCCGAGGTTTATGGAGCAAGGCATGTTCTCACAACCTCCTTCCCCACACCATGGGGTGTCGTCTTCTGGCTGGCCTTCCTAGTCTAATGCCTGGCCCCACTAAGCACATGGGTGAAAGCCCTGCCTCGCCACACAACATGGAAATCTGGCCAAGGGGGCCAACAAGCTGGCCTATGCAGGAGGAATTCTTTGGGGACTGCAAGTAACCTTGGGAGACCAGATCCAGATCCGTCTCCTTGAGTGTGGGACAACTGTTCTTGGGGGCTTTCACCTGGCTCCCTCCTGATCCTGCTGCCCGCCTGCCTCTCTGTGTGTCCCTTCAGTACTGGGAGGAGAAGGAGCACATCCTGATTGAGTGCCACAAGATGAAGGTGGATTGTGAGATCTACAAGGAGAAAATGAGTGCCTTGCGGGTGCAAGTGGCCGAGCTGCAGAAGGAGCAAGATCAGGTATCCGGGGTCCGCACTCGCCTGACTGGTAGGTGTGTGGAGGCCTTTCTCTGTATGGGAGTGGCAGATTGCATGTATATCCCCTGCTCAGGGGGTGTCTCCCGCTGGGCCTGCTCCACAAAGGATGCAGTTCTGTTACAGCCCCCAGTACAGAACTGGGCTCTTTACCTCAAGCTGTAGCGGCTAGTGCTGTCAGCTCTGCAGGTCCCTGGTTCAGACCCTGGTGCTGAACAAGCTACCCACACGTGCACAGACTGATTTTGGGGGCGTTCTTTGGCCGGTGTCATGTAGGGGATCAGACCACATGGTCCCAGTGGTCTCTGCTGACCTTGGGATGGATCAATCTACAGTGAATGGAGATTCTTCAGCTCGCTCGGCTGGTGGCTGTTTGGAGCCCAGTGGCCATGAGGCCCTTCCCTCGTGCTGGCTAGCCTGGGTGCCCGTTGTTTGTAGTCAGGGCCTCCTTACGCTTCCCCCATTTCTCTGTGAGGCCGTGCAGCCCTGAACCAGTCTCTCGCGCTCTCTGCCCCGACTACACTGTCAGTGTCTGCCCCTCCACACCCGGCTGTGCCTCGCCCAGGGATCGCCAGCACTCTGCTCCAAACCTGCCGTCTCTGACGTGTTTGTCCCCCCAGGCTTACGGCGCGAGGCACACGGCCCAGCTGGAGATCTCCCAGAGCCTGCTGGAGAAGGATTCCCTCCGCAGGAAACTCTTTGAGCTGATGGACCAGATCTGTGAGCTGAGGAAGCAGGCCAGCCAGCAGCAGGCGGAGCTGGCCAGCAGGGTGCACGGGGTGAGAGACTGGGGCCCTGGCACAGCTCCTGGGGAGCTCTTTGTGCTGTGAAATCCACCTGGTGCCAGTTGGTCCTGTGCCCAGCCCAGAGGCCAAATTAAGGCTTTTTGGCCACCAGCCAAGACCCCCCCAAGAGACATGAATCTGACAGCAAAGGGCACAAGCTGGGATCCCCGTGTCAGCCCGTCTGGTAACACCTGTCCCACACCCTCTTCCCATGTGGGAGTGCAGCCCTCATGGGCAGTGGGTAAAAACCAcgggcttggggaggctagctcctggcctggcccaccccctccacctgaggccccaccccctcccaccccacttccgCCCCAAGCCCAGAGCGCCCCCCAGCCGCCAGTCTCCCCAGCCATGGGTTGCCCAAGTGCCCCGAGCACCTGCCAGGTGGCGCgaagcccccccccagccccggagccctgggccggCGGGTAGGCAGTGTGTGGCCCtcacccacccagccccagagcaATGGCGGGATAGGTGGGCGTCTTGCAGTCCCCTCCAACCCCAGAGCACCGAGCAGGCGGGTGGTACATGgcctcccagccccagagcacccggTGGCAGCCTCCCCCTCAGCCCGGGAGCACTCGGTGGCGTGGCCCCAGCACAGGGGCCCCCCGCAGCGCGAGGCAGCCCCGTCCCAGATGCCCTATCCCCAGCCGGCTTCCCTTCCCAaaagaggagcagcctgcctgggccAGGGCCCGCTAGTAGCAGGAGGGGGCCTTGGGGctgagcatgggcagggccacatggggctgtttggggaggcacagccttccctagccTGTTATACCCACTGCCTGTGGCCGCCCTATCTGACACCATTCTCTGTGCTGTTTGCTTGCTCAGCAGATGGAGGGGGAAGGTCTCGCTagcctgcagccaggggaggagaCAGCGGCTGGTGCGCATGCATGCCATCTGCCCCAGGGACGAACAGCCAGTGCAGCCTCAGTGTGTCCAAGGTGCGGGACCCTTCTTGCCGCCCCCAGCCCCTTGTCTTCCCGCGCAGCCCTGAGGAGGCTCCTTCGCCCCTGGCAGTTCCCCTCATGGCATGATGACAGCCAGAGGGCAGGGCCCACAAAGCCCTACTGCTGAGGGGAGGGCAGGACCTGCCTTGTTCTGGCCACAGCTCCGTGGGCATGAGCCTGGCACGTGGGGGCACAGGCGTAGGAATGAGCAGAGAGGTTAGCAATGGCCATTCACGCTGCCTGGCTCCTTCCCTTGCAGCTGTGCTCAGATTTCGGCTTGAGGACGAGCCACAAGCTGCCAGAGAGCTTCTGGTCGTGCAGCCCTCTCCCACCCTGTAAGCTCTCCCTGCAAAAGAGAGCCACGCAGGAGTGCCTAGAGAGCTCCCTCTCCAGGAGGTACGGACACAGTGGGGCTTCCCCATCTCTTCCAGCCTCTGCAGCATGGCACCATTGTATGGTACATGCTGCAGCCCTGGTTTGCATTGTTCCTAGCAGCACATAGCTTGCTGGGTGGGgcgtggggcagagggttgcTCATGCTGCAGGGCCTTCTGCTTTGCATTGCTCCCATGTGCCAGGCTGGATGTTCCTTTAACCACTAGCCAGGGCTGTTTGAAACCCATCCTGCTTTGGCTGCATGGCTCCCCCATCTCTCCAGCTGTGCACCTGGCAGCAGGATGCTGTGGGAGGGACACGTTCTTCTCTTCTGTACAAGCTGAGCTGCCTCGTCCCCTCTCTCCTgtcccctgcagcagctcccaggagTTCCTGGAGGTGGATTTCAGTCTCATTGCAGGGTAGAAGGCAGAGTCGTCCGACTTGGAGTATGAGATGGTGGAGAAGGACAGTGGGTGTTTCCTTTCCCTACTGGCAACAAGCAGCTCAGAGCAGACTCTGTTGTCTGCTTGCACGACCCAGGGGCGTGACCCAAGCATCTTGTTTCCATGGGGAGCTGAGGGTCTCGTGACTTCGCCCTGTCTGTCAGCtctatcccttcccccagctgaTGCGCTAATTGGCCCACCATGACCCAAAGTCTGGGAACCTCTGCTGCAGAGCAGGCCCTCCCCGCCAGGTGCCATCACCACAAGGGTCCAGCAGCTGGAGGCAGGTGGTTCTGGGGGCTGTAGCTGTGCCCGGTGCAGCAGCTTGGGCGAGAGCTGATCTCTGGGCTCACCAGCCAAATGTGTGTGGTGCAGCAATGgaccctgcctcctgcccaggctgccAGCCGCAGAGGGGTCTACGGAGGGAAGGGGCCTGTTTCAGGgttttcttcatcctcctttgCTTGTCCCTTTGCCTCCACTGGTTCAAACTGTCCTTCATTTCAGAGGGCAAAGCCTGGCTGCTTGACTTTGACCAATCTGCCTCTGAGAGGTACGTCACACGGCCCACGGGTTTCTGTTCCCCATTAGGGAGAGCACTCTGCCCTGTGAGAGCCTGGAATAAAGTAGAGTGAGGGCCTTATCCCTGGGATCTTGGTGAGAACTCCTAGGCGTCCAGCTCCGAAGACGCAGCTGTCCCTGGGCAGAGCTCCTGTTTGTTTTCTCCCATTCACTCGCTACGTGCTGCGCTCCCATCCACCAGCTCTGGTGTAGAGATCCAGGAGTGCTGCTCTCCCTCTGTTCAGCAGAGGGTCTGCAGCTGCCTTTGATCTAGTTCAAAGAGGACTGGATCCAGGGCTCCGACAAACTGGCCAGTGCCTGTCCCCACTACATGGTGAGCCCGCCTGGTGTCAGCCCCTCTTGTTCTCGCCCTGGTTCCCTCTAGGGCACGCAAAGCCTGCTGGACGTGGGGTTGGAGGCGTGAAAGCCCTGCACGCTGCGGGGATGAATCCCATCCTCCTCCTCGTCGCCATCAGCGAGAAGAACGCCAAGAAGCTAAGTATGTACCAGCACTCTGGGCGGAGATGGGTCCCCGGGGCCCCCAAGGGCAAACGGCTCCTGCTTCCTGGAggctgctggagctctggggaACGAGGACCTGGGCCTACTCTCCCCTGGGTGCCTTGTGCGACTGCTGCAGCAGTTGAATCTCTGCGTGTACCCAGTGGAGGGGATGTGAATGAGTCACAgggtcgccccccccccccggggttgGCTGCACTAGTGATTTATGTAAAGGCATTCTAATAGCACCCAGCAGCCTGGCAGGGGTGAGCCCTTCCCCATTGCATTgctgagggtatgtctgtgcCCACCCCGGGGCCTAGAATCAACCCTGTGACCCCTACAGCCCCATTTCTCGGGGGGACCCCAGGCACTTCCCCAGGTCAGGCATCATCCAAGCTGAGCGCGGGAGGTAAAATGCTCAAGCTCAGGTGGTTCGTCAGTGCccgagctgggactagaacccaggagtccgggctcccagctgcccACTCCTGTCAAGGGTATTGTGCAGTCACTAAGCCAtgcttcccagcaggaggcaggccttgaccccaggagtcctgactccagcccctgctctagcCGCTGGACAAACCACAAAATCCTGGCTCTAAAGTCACTGAGCGTTTTTCAAACACTGCCTCTTCGCTCgctagccagctttctgctggTCGCAGGGCTCGGGGCGTCTCCCGCCAGCCCCGTGTCAGGAAGGCACTTTGCCTCGGAGCGCCAGAGGAGCAGCTTCTGGACGGCGTGCGGAGGGAGGAGGCCCCGCTGGAGGAAGTGCCCTGCCTGTACGGCACCATCGCCTCTGCCACCAGGCGCGACCTGCATGCGCTGGTCAGCGCCGTGCGAGCAGCCGTCGCCGACGAGCAGAAGAAGATTGTGTGGATAGAACAAATCTTCACGGATCTCCCTGGACACAGGGTGGGGCGGAGGGGAACAGTCACCCTGGCAATTCTGCAAATGTCACCTATTTAAACCAAGAGTTTttgctttggggagggggaggtttgaAAGACCCTCTTACCTAAAGGGCTAATAGACTTTGCAGCGCTGGGTGAgcctcctgcctgcccagctggcCTCTGCCCCGTTGGCAGAGAAACACAGTAACTctagttagagagagagagaggggctggTTTTAATGCCACCCCTCTGTCATTGTGTGAAAGGGCAGCTAGGGGTGAGCCGGGGCTGCCTTTGAACAGTGTCTCTGGTGCCAGGGCGGGTCCCCGGGGTGGGCAGGGCACCTCTGCCTGGGCCACCTCCACCTGTTCTCCTAGCCTGGCACTAGCTGCTCGGAAGTGCAGTCGCCAGCCTGCCTGCGCAGGGAGGGAGCAGCAACTCTTGTAGGCCTTGCCATGTGCCCTGCCACGCAGGCTCCTCCCTGCCCGGAGCTGCCCCCACTGGTCTGCCCTGCTGTACTGGGTACCCCAGCTCCCTCTGGATCTCTCCGAGCCCTGTGGATAGCCGGTATCCAGGCCTGAACAGGGTGTGCTTGTTCCAGGGACTGTAAATTCTGTACATTTTGCTAAATTAAATCTTCTTGTTACTGACAGTCAGTGTGTGTTCAGACCCCTCCTGGCCCTCCCTGATGTGGGGACACCAAATCCAATGTACCAGCCCTATGGAGAGTGGGCTCTCTCAGCTCCTCCCCGGCTAGTTGGAGACTGCCTGGCAAGTGGGACAAAAGCCCCAATGTGGGGAGCTCCCAACAGCACGAGTCCCCACCTCTGGCTGCAGGAGGTGCTGTTGGAGCCACCGCAGGAAGAGCTGCAGCGAGAAGTGCCTTCAGCAGGAGATCGGCACAGAGCTTAGCTTGTGCGTAAGCCGAGGGCGTTCTCCCGGCGACTTTATTGAGACCATGTATTTGACAGCTTTCTGGTTGGCTGCAGTCCAGCGCTGCCTGTTGCCAGGTGCAAAGACTCCGCACTGGAGGAGGAAAATGTCCGTTTGAGCTTCAGGGGCAGATGCTGTTTTGACACACACAGCACACGCCAGTTCTGTGAATGGGGGGGTGGGACCAGCCCATCTCTGGTTGCTGCCCCGCCCCGTGCTAGATGGAGGGCGAAGGGAGCTCTGGAGTGGCTGTGGGGTCGCGCTGCGGACCCTGGAGCCGGGGGGCTGCATGTTTAGGCACTTGATGTCTCATCTGGCAGACGAGCTAGCTGTTCCCTGGGGGTTCTGGGGCTGCAtcaggctctggggaggagccGAGGGCCAAGCAGgacctggggctgggctggcgtaAGGAATGCAGACTCCAGCAAGGTGAGGTGGTGACTCACAGTTCATTGTAAAGTGGCTGGCACTGGGGGCTCAGTTTTTCTTCTAAGACGCCATCTGGGGCACACACCCAAGGGTCGTTAGTGTCCCACTGCCACTTCAACAGATCGGCTTTGAGCAGCTCCAAGACCCCGGCGTACCGGGAGTCGGAGGCCAGATTCCGGCTCTCGGTGGGATCGCTGCTCCGGTCAAACAGCTCCCAGCGCTCCCTGTAATAGTACCGGTGTAGGGTCTTGGTCCAGTGGGTTGGCTGCCTGGCTCTGGTCCGGTTGAGCAGATCCTGGAAGGTTGCCGAGAGATAGAAGTCCTGGTCGATAGGGAAAGGCATCCGGAAGTTGAGGTTATGGATCAGGCGGAACTGCTGGTGCTGGATAGCCCGCATGGGGTAGTACATGGTGACCTCGTGGTGGCTCTGGCTGCTGAAGGCCGTGACCCAGGGCGGCTCTGATAGCAGGGCTGGCAGGAGCGATTTCCCAGTGAGCTGGACTGTCTTGGTGCCAAAGATGCTGTAGCTGGGATAGGGGATGGCGAACCAGTCCAAGATGGTGGGCGTGAGATCTGGAGAGGGGAAAAGCGGGCGACGTCCACAACTGGCAAGTGGAGTGGGGCAGAACAACCACTGAAAGGAGACTCAGTCCCCGAGACCAGAGGGGGCAGAACCCAGTGGGAGGATGGAGGCCGAGGATGGAGGGAATTGCAGCTGGGGCCTGCGGGAGTGAGGGGGGCTCCCTGCCATTCTGGTGGAGCCACCAGGGAGAGTCAGTCACCGGCATGAGCCGCTGGAGGACAGGGCTCCTGGGCCTCTCTCACTGCCCCTTTTGTCTCTTTCCACTCCCACCGTCACTCTTTTGCTCGGCTCCTCTTGTGGGGGAACAgcctcctgcttcctgccccaaCGCCCTTTTCTCCTTCACACCCACTTCCTCCAGGCATCCCTCCTGCACTGATCCGCCCACcttgctgcagccctgagccatTGTCCCCTGTTGGCTTGTGAGCCCTCTGGAGCTGGGGCCGGCCCTGTACATCCATGGGGTCACCcacctatcccacagtcccctcTCCCTGGGGGCGGGGCACCTTCATGCTCTCAAACTCCGCCCTCCTCTTTCCGGCACCAGACTCGTTCCTGTGGACTGGGGATTACACGGCTCTCTCTCTTTGGGAAAGACAAGCAAATCCATCCAGCGGGGAGAGAGTCGTCTTTTGGGCTGAGGAGCCAGGGCTTCACCCCCAGCCATGCCCGTGGTGTGAGCATAGGCGGGGGGATGACAACCCATGATTTGGCATCGCTCTACTCAGCACTCTATGGGGGGGCCCCCAACCCAACTCCCCTAATGACCCCTGCCTCGGCCTAAGCCCCAGAGGGAAAGTGACCGCTCTTACCCAACAGGCTGGCATAAGCCTGGCTGACCTGCCCCCAGCGCTCAGTGTGTTCGGGGGAGGAGACCAGCATGGGCTCCGCAGTGCCTGACCAGTACAGGTTGGTCCTGCCGCTGGGGAAGGGGATGCCGTTGTCGGAGGTGTAAATCACCAGCGTGGAGTTGTGCAAGCCGGTGCTGCGCAGCTCCTCCAGGACCAGCCCGATCCCTGCGTGCAGAGAGAAGAGCAGAGCTGTGCGGCTGCTGGGGGGCACCTGAACGTTCACCCAGCAGGAGGGCTGCCTccatcccagccccccaccccagctgaggATGGATTTTCTCCCCGCACCCAGCAAGACCCTGCGCTGGGGGCTCAGGCCCCCACGTCCTGCTGCCTGACCCCAGCTGGTACTTGCCTTGGTCCATGCGCCCGATTGTTGTGTACTGGGCGGCCAGGTCAGCGCGAGCGGCTGGAGTGTCTGGAACGAAGtacgggagctgcggggggaggaAAAGCAGCAACTGCTCAACGCTGGAGGCTCCAAGAGCCGTGGGGGTGGGAGACAGGAGGCGCCAGAGCTGAACTGAGGACAGAGCCCCTGCCAGTGACTGTGGCTCCATCTCTGTGCTCAGGGCTGCTCCCCTCCTAACCCCACTCACCCCCCGGAACTCCTTGCAGGGTGGAAGGGCCAGGGTCACCCCGAGACACCCCACAGCTTTGCCTGCAGGAGCCTTCTTCCCCGCTCTGCTGCCCAGCTCTGGCCTGGAGCGTGGGGAGCTGGTTCCCAA
It encodes the following:
- the CARD14 gene encoding caspase recruitment domain-containing protein 14 isoform X4; the protein is MPGNLQPQADELLQLREENEKLRSLVELETFSLVQKDILEQNLDEALKGKQELLNRIHSLRERAVIAENQHKQYWEEKEHILIECHKMKVDCEIYKEKMSALRVQVAELQKEQDQVSGVRTRLTGRCVEAFLCMGVADCMYIPCSGGVSRWACSTKDAVLLQPPVQNWALYLKL
- the CARD14 gene encoding caspase recruitment domain-containing protein 14 isoform X2; the encoded protein is MDQICELRKQASQQQAELASRVHGMEGEGLASLQPGEETAAGAHACHLPQGRTASAASVCPRARKACWTWGWRRESPARCGDESHPPPRRHQREERQEANQLSAGRRARGVSRQPRVRKALCLGAPEEQLLDGVRREEAPLEEVPCLYGTIASATRRDLHALVSAVRAAVADEQKKIVWIEQIFTDLPGHRVGRRGTVTLAILQMSPI
- the CARD14 gene encoding caspase recruitment domain-containing protein 14 isoform X1, encoding MDQICELRKQASQQQAELASRVHGQMEGEGLASLQPGEETAAGAHACHLPQGRTASAASVCPRARKACWTWGWRRESPARCGDESHPPPRRHQREERQEANQLSAGRRARGVSRQPRVRKALCLGAPEEQLLDGVRREEAPLEEVPCLYGTIASATRRDLHALVSAVRAAVADEQKKIVWIEQIFTDLPGHRVGRRGTVTLAILQMSPI
- the CARD14 gene encoding caspase recruitment domain-containing protein 14 isoform X3, translated to MAIHAAWLLPLQLCSDFGLRTSHKLPESFWSCSPLPPCKLSLQKRATQECLESSLSRRARKACWTWGWRRESPARCGDESHPPPRRHQREERQEANQLSAGRRARGVSRQPRVRKALCLGAPEEQLLDGVRREEAPLEEVPCLYGTIASATRRDLHALVSAVRAAVADEQKKIVWIEQIFTDLPGHRVGRRGTVTLAILQMSPI
- the SGSH gene encoding N-sulphoglucosamine sulphohydrolase isoform X1, whose amino-acid sequence is MGLRWALLLLLLALARGRGRGRHVLLIVADDGGFESGVYNNSAINTPNLDALARRSLIFRNAFTSVSSCSPSRASILTGLPQHQNGMYGLHQDVHHFNSFDKVQSLPLLLSQAHIRTGIIGKKHVGPETVYPFDFAYTEENGSVLQVGRNITRIKLLVRKFLQSQDKRPFFLYIAFHDPHRCGHSQPQYGAFCEKFGNGESGMGWIPDWKPQSYSPEHVQLPYFVPDTPAARADLAAQYTTIGRMDQGIGLVLEELRSTGLHNSTLVIYTSDNGIPFPSGRTNLYWSGTAEPMLVSSPEHTERWGQVSQAYASLLDLTPTILDWFAIPYPSYSIFGTKTVQLTGKSLLPALLSEPPWVTAFSSQSHHEVTMYYPMRAIQHQQFRLIHNLNFRMPFPIDQDFYLSATFQDLLNRTRARQPTHWTKTLHRYYYRERWELFDRSSDPTESRNLASDSRYAGVLELLKADLLKWQWDTNDPWVCAPDGVLEEKLSPQCQPLYNEL